CTTCTGGAGACAGCGCTGAAAACACCTCCAGAGGAACTCAGGGGCAATATTGAAAACTTCATAGGGTTCTGTCAAGTGCCGGTCGGGGTCATCGGGCCAATAAGGGTAAACGGTGTTTATGCCAATGGTGATTTCTTCGTGCCTCTGGCCACAACCGAAGGCGCCCTGGTCGCCTCTTACCATCGCGGCGCCCACGTGATCAGTCAGTCCGGCGGGGTAAGCGCCATGTGCCTGACCGAGTCGGTTTCCCGGGCACCCTGTTTCATTTTTAGCGACCTGGCCAAGGCCGGGCTGTTTCTGAAATGGTTGTATGAACAGGCCGATACTTTCCCGGAGATCATTAGCCGGAAAACCAGTTTCGGCAAACTGACCGATATCAAGACAGCGGTCACTGGCCGCAATGTCTATCTTATCTTCGAATACACGACCGGGGATGCCGCCGGCCAGAATATGGTGACCGTGGCAACCGAAGAAGTCTGCAACCACATTATTGAAAATTCCCCTATTGCACCGTTAATCTGGTACCTGGAAGGAAACCTTTCCGGGGACAAGAAGGCTAGTATGCTTTCGTTTCTGGGAGCCAGAGGTAAAAAAGTTCTTGCCGACATCATCATTCCTGAAAAAATCGTCAGGAACTTCCTGCATACCACCCCCGGCCAGATGAGCCATTACTGCAAAACCTCCACCTTGGGAGGGGTCCAGAGTGGCGGCATCGGGGTCCAGGGCCATTTCGCCAATGCCCTTGCCGCCCTATTCATTGCCTGCGGTCAGGATGCGGCCTGTGTATCGGAAGCATCCATCGGCATTACTGAGATGGAGACCACTGAAGACGGCAACCTGCATGTTTCAGTCAGCCTCCCCAACCTGATAGTGGGAACGGTCGGCGGCGGCACCCATCTGCCTACCGCCAGGGAATGCCTGGAGATTATGGACTGTTTCGGCAAGGACAGGGCCAGGAAATTTGCCGAAATATGCGCCGCAGTAGCGATGGCCGGAGAGATCTCGATAATCGCCGCCCTTTGCGCCGGCCATTTCGGCAAGGCTCACGCGACTTACAGGCATAAGGTTTAAGAGATATGGACAAGATCGAAAACAGAGCGGACTTCAGCTATATCCGGTACGCCAACTGCTGGGAGGATACCGAGATCCTGTGCCGGGCTCTGGAACCGGCTCCCGGCAAAAGATTCCTCTCCATTGCCTCTGCCGGCGACAACTCACTGGGGTTACTGGCCGAAGGAGCCGAAGTTGTCGCCACCGACCTCAATCTTTCGCAACTGGCTTGCGTTGATCTGCGGAAAGAAGCGATCCGGAAGCTTTCCCACGCAGATTGCCTTAGCTTCTTCGGGATAACTTCATCGGATGACAGGTTACAGATCTATGGTGATCTGCGAGACGCCCTGGCAGATGATTCTGCAGTATTCTGGGATGCCCACAGTAATGAGATCCGGGACGGCTTTATCCATTTCGGCAAGTTCGAAAGATATTTCCAGACCTTCAGAAGGAAGATACTATCCCTGATCCACAACAGGGAAATGATTGCCACACTCCTTACCGAAAAGACCCGGGAGAAGCGTCATCAGTTCTACGAGAAGGATTGGGCCAACTTCCGGTGGCATTTGCTGTTCAAGATCTTCTTCAGCAAATTCGTAATGGGGAGAAGCGGTCGCGACCCGGAATTCTTCAGGTATGTCGAGGTGCCCGTCTCGGAATCGATCCTCAGTCGAACTAAATACGCCCTAACCGAGCTTGAGACCCACAACAATCCATACCTGGCCTATATCCTCACCGGCAACTTTACAGGTTGCCTGCCCTATTACCTGCAGGCGGAAATATTTGAGAAGATCAAGGCCAATATCGACAACCTCACCCTGTACCTCGGCCCGGTACAGGATGGTGCCCGAGAACAGGGCAACCGGAAATTCGACGGGTTCAACCTGTCGGACATATTCGAGTATCTTGATAAAGAGACCTGCTCACAACTCTACCGAATACTTCTCGACCATGCGTCGAGCGGGGCGAGATTAGCCTACTGGAATATGCTGGTCCCCCGGGAATGCCCCACAGAGCTTAAAGAAAAGATCACGCCGAAAACTGATTTGGCCCGGGAACTTTTCGCCATCGACAAGGCGTTCTTCTACAGTAATTTCATTATCGAGGAAGTGCTTTGAACATTCTGGAGAACGACATAATCGGAGCCGCTACCCTGATCAGCTTGTTCCTGTTGATCATTGCCGAGGCAGAAATCTGGACCAGGACCAGACACCCTTCCCCGGAAGCCGCACGTAAGCTGGTCCATGTCCTCGGCGGGCTTGGCTGCCTGCTTTTCCCTTTTTTCATTTCATCCCCGATCGTGGTTGCGGGGATTGCCTTTCTTTTCGCGGCCCTGTTCGTAACCGGGGAAAAGAGCGGACTACTTCTCAGCCTGAGCGGAGTAGAAAGACAAAGCAGGGGCAGCGAGTATTTCCCCATAGCGGTCTCCGGCCTGTTCTATATTTCCCAGGGCCGCCCCTGGCTGTACTTTTCATCGATCTTGATCCTGACCCTAGCCGATTCCGCCGCCGCCCTCATCGGCAGCAGATACGGGAAGATCCGGTTTCAGGTTGGACAGGAGGATACCAAGAGCCTAGAGGGATCGTTCTTCTTCTGGGCCATCACCTTCCTGGTCCTCCAGACCATGCTGATCCTGATGACCGACCTGCCGGTCTACTCCTGTATCCTGGCGGCCTACCTGGTAGCATTCCTGCTCACCTGCATCGAAGCAGTCTCCATCAAGGGTACAGATAACCTCTTTGTGCCGGTCCTGACCTCTTACATCCTCCTGAAGATCACCACCAAACCGACCGCCGAGATAGCCTTCCAGTGCCTGAGTATGACCACCATCTTCATCCTGCTGGCCCTGATCAGCCGGGGACTTAAGATCTTCAATATCCGGGACACCATCCTCTTTACCGCTTTTTCCTACGCGGCCTGGTCCCTGGGGTCTGTCGACTGGGGAGTTCCAATATTTGCGTCCTTCGGCCTGTACTGCCTGGTCCGGATATTTAGTACAATCAAGGTTGACAGGGAGATCGAGACCTCCGCCATTCTCCGCCTGATAATCATCCCCTTCACGATCCTGATCATCGCCAATGGTGTCGACCGTTACGAGGAACTCTACGCCCCATACCTGCTCACTGTATTGTTGTCCTGCTGTTTCGGGATCTGGACCCACCTGATCTGGTCTCCCCAAATCCGGCAACAAAGGAATATTGCAGGGGTATTGGCCGCTTTGGTCGCTTCATTTACCGTAATCGGTATCAGCAGTCTGTTCCAGCTGGAGAAAGGGATTCCCCTTGCTTCTCTCGGTCTGCTGGTAGTCTTTGCTGTTATCTTTATGTACATCTACGACTGTTTCCTGGCCGACAAACTGGATAACCGGGAACTACTGGTCATGTCGGCTCCTTTCTGGAAACTCTCCCTGGTCGCGGCAATTCTTTTCTACACGGCCCAGAGCGGCTTGAACCTGAAGTTCTGGCACCCGGATTTCTAAAGATCATGAGAATCATCGACCTTCACAAAGAGCCGGAATACTGGCCCCGGTTTATCGAACTGACCGACCGGGTATACGAAGATGACCCGTTTTATGTAAAACAGCCCAGTGACCCCGAAAAACTGATAGCTGTCCCGAAACGACCGGACAATCGGTTGCCGCTCCTGGCCGTGACCGATGACAATATGCCTATTGCCAGACTTATTGTGACTATTCCCGGAGAGATCCCGGTCGGTGAGAGCGACAAGATCGGCCTGATCGGGTTTTTCGAATCCCTTGACAACCCCAAAACCGTCAAATCAATATTCGACCGGGCCGGTGCTTGGCTTACCGAACGGGGCATCACCAAGATCGTAGGTCCAATGGATGGGGACACCTGGCACAAGTACCGCTTCAATGTCGGCCCCCATGATCGCCCACCGTTCCTGATGGAACCATACAATCCCCCCTACTATCCGAAACTCTGGGAAGAGTACGGGTTTGAGCCGCTGGCCGGATATTTATCAAGACATATCCCCGAACTTGCCGGGGCTTTACCTGGGCTGGAAAAATTCTATAAACGCTGTGTCCGGAACGGTTTTTCGTTCAGGTCGTTCCGGAAAGCCGACTACAATTCGGAACTCGACATCCTTTATGATCTTTCCAGAGAGATCTTCTCCGAAAACTTCTACTACACCGAGATAACCAGGAAATCATTCCGGGAACTGTATGCCAGAGCCGGCGCGATCATACGGGAGGACCTTATCTGGTTTGCCCTGGACCTCAACAAACAATACTGCGGATTCGCCTTTGCCCTTCCCGACTATTATGAAGCGGTCAGAAGCTTAAGGGGTAGGACAGACATCTTCAGCAAATTAAGATTTATTTTCAACCGGAGAAAGGCCAGAGACCTGAATGTAAAAAGCCTCGGGGTCCTGAAAAAGTATCAGGGCAGCGGCCTTGGCCCCGCCCTTACCTACAAGGCCTACCTTGAAGGCTTCAACCTGGGGTTCCCGTCAGCCAATATGTGCCTGATCCACGAGGCAAACTCATCTGCCCGGCTCGATGGTGGCCGGAGCGAGCTATCGAGAAGATATCTTCTCTATCAAAAACTGCTAAGAACCGATGGGGTTACTCGGTGACTGCCAACTACAACGTTATCGTACTCTTAAAAGACGCCGCGAAAGAATCCCCAAACCGTGCTGCCCTGGTAATCAGGGAAAAGAGCATAAACAAGGCGATCAGTTTTGGGCAACTCTGGGAAAAAGTTGATTCGTTCTCGGCCGCCATCCGGGCGAAGGGGCTTGAACCGGGAGAACGGGTCATCCTAATGATTCCGATGTCGATCGAGTTGTACATCGCCTTGCTGGGCATTATCAAGATTGGCGCGGTCGCGGTCTTCGCCGATCCCTGGGTCAGCCGCAAACAGATTGCTGCGTTCTGTACCTTTGCCTCACCAAGCGGTTTCATCGGGGTCGGCAAAAGTCACCTGCTCCGCCTGTTCAGCAGAAAGCTCCTGCAAATACCATTGACTGTTACCACCGGCCCTACCCTGGCCGGAATCCCGGCCCGATATTCATTGAAGAAACTACTTTCTTCATCCAAAGGTGACGGAAGGATCTATCATGCCCAACCGGACGACCCGGCACTGATCACCTTTACCAGCGGTTCCAGCGGCCTGCCGAAAGGGGCCAACCGGACCCACGGATTCCTGCTGGCCCAGTACGAGGCATTGACCGATGAGTTTCCGTACCGACAGGAAGATATCGATATGCCGATGTTCCCGGTTTTCGCCCTGAGGAATCTGGCGGGCCGGATCACCTCCATTATCCCGGACATGGATTTCCGCAAGGTAAGAGAGGTCGAGCCATCGGTTATCCTCAGGCAGATCAGGGAACACAATGTGACCACCTGCACCGCATCACCGCCCTTTATCACTCGTCTTACCGAGCACCTGGTCGAAAACAAACTCGCCCCACCACTGCTCCGCAGGGTGCTTACCGGGGGCGCCCCGGTTGACACTGAACAACTAAAACGATGGCGAAACGCCCTGCCTGATACCGAAGTCCAGGTTGTCTACGGTTCAACCGAAGCGGAACCGGTCGCCCACCTCAGCCTTGAAGACCGGCTCAAGGCGGAGGAAGGTCACGAAGAAAAAGGATATTGCACCGGCAAGGTCTCCAGTCACGTGAGGGCAAAGATAATCACCATCACCAAAGGCCCATTCACCGCAACCGACAACTGGGGGAGTGTTGAACTCCCACCGGGAGAATCCGGCGAACTTGTCGTCTCCGGCGACCACGTCTGCACCGGCTATTACAACAACCCACAGGCCACAGGCGAAAGCAAGATCATCGGTCCCGACGGCACGATCTGGCACCGCATGGGAGATACCGGCTATTTCGACCATCACAACATGTTCTGGCTCGTGGGACGGCTTCACTCAACCATTGTCCGTAACGGCAAGGTCTGGCATGCCCAGCTGGTTGAACAGAAAGTGCGTCGTTGCCTGCCCGATCTCGAAATGGTGGCCGCCATTGGCCTGGTGAGGGACAGTTCAGACGAGGAACTGATGGTGGTCATAAAAACTTCGAACAACACTCCTCTGCCACAAACTTTGGCCCAAGACCTCAAACAGCAGGGAGTGGAGGTGGACAGGGTAATCCAGTCGCGGGATCCCCTGCCCCTCGACCCAAGACATAATTCGAAAATCGACTACAGCGCCCTACGAAAAAAAATAATTACCAACCAGATCTAAGACCATGACTAAAAACCAAGTTATAACCCCACAAAGCTCCTTTACCACCAGACTGTTCGCCTATTTCGCAGAGCGGTTCCCCTTGTTCAACCACGGGATCCTGATCGTCTCCTATTACTCCTCTAACCAGTTCCTGGCCCAGGCTCTGGATAACCCTGGCGACCCGGTTAAATATTCAGCCAACTCCCTGCTCGGGGCCATTACCATCTTCTGCATGTTCCTACATCTGCGGGTCTTCGACGAACACAAGGACTACGAGGATGATTGCCGCTATTACCCGGAGCGGTTACTGCAGAGGGGAGTCATCTCCTTAAAGACCCTGAAGGTCATTGGATTTATCGCCATTTCCGCCGAACTTTCCCTGTCGTTTATCAGGGGGATCGAAACCTTCTGTGCCGTACTTATCGCGATCGGCTTTTCCCTCTTGATGCTCAAGGAATTCTTCGTCCGGGACTGGCTTAAGAGACACTTTCTGGTCTACGCCTTCTCCCACATGCTGATCATGCCGCTCTTCGCCCTGGTCGCTTTCAGTTTCACCACCGGTAGATTTCCCTGGCAGGCCCCGCCCTGGTTCATTCTTTATGCCTTTGTCGGGTTCTTCGTCACCTCGAACTGGGAGATCTCCAGGAAGATCAGGGCTCCGGATGACGAGATCGAGGGGGTGGACACCTACTCCAGGGTTTTCGGGACATACGGGGCCGCCTACCTGGTGGTCCTGATCCGGGTCATCGATACGGCGATGGTCTGGTTTGTCGGGATGCACCTGGGTCTCAGTCCCTTGTTCTACACAGTTCTGGTCCTGCTGTTCTTGGTTTGCCTGGCCGGACTTTTCCAGTTCCGCTTCAACACCAACAGTAAAACGGCCAAACGCATGGAAACCTATGCAGGACTTTATATTATCGCCTTCGACTTGACCCTGGCCGTCGAAATCATCCATGCCTTTTCCATCGACTTTTAAGCGAGGATTTTGTCAATGAAAGAAATCTTCTTTATTGATCGGAACACCATCAATCATGCAACCCTGCCATTGATCGGCGGCAAGGGCTATAACCTTGCCCGACTGATCGATTGTGGGCAGAACGTTCCCGCCTGGTACGGAGTAACCACCAAATTCCAGGAGCAGGTCTTCGAGTCCTGCAACCTTTACGGGCTGATAAAAGACACCCTAGGAGCGATCAACCTGGATGACCCTCCTGATAAGATCGCAGAAGCACTAAAACCTATAAAAGATGGCATACTTGGGCTTGAGTTCCCCGCAGGGATGCAAAGTTCTCTTGTCGCTCAGCACCATTCCGCCTTGGGCACGGAAGGCTTTTTCTCGGTGCGCTCATCGGCAATCGATGAAGACAGCGGCGAAGCATCATTTGCCGGTCTGCATGACAGCTTCCTCTTCGTTCATGGCGAAGCTGATCTTCTCGACAAGATCCGCCTCACCTGGGCCTCGGCTTTCAATATCCGGGCCATCGTCTTCAGGATCAAAAGCGGAATAAGCCTGGAGAAGATCCGGCTAGGTATTGTTATCCAGAAAATGGTCGAGGCTGAGGTCAGCGGAATCGTCTTCACCGCCAATCCCAACAACGGCAATGTGCAGGAGATCCTGATCAGCAGCCTGTACGGAGCCGGAGAGGGTATCGTCAGCGCTGGCCTGGACGCGGACCTTTTTATTTATTCAAAACCTGAAGAGACCTGGGAAAGCGAACTCACTGCAAAGAACCACCAGCTGGTTTTCGACAAAGCCAAAGGCACCGGTCTGACCCAACAGGATGTCCCTGCCGATATCCGAGAAAAGGCCAGTCTCAGCGATGACCAGGTAAGGGAGATTGCCCGGGCGGCAACAGGGATCGAGAACTACTTCCGGAAACCCCAGGACATCGAATTCTCCATTGACGGAACGGGCACCCTGTTTATCCTTCAGGCTCGGCCCATTACCACCGTCCACGAGTATGGACCAGCCGCCGGCAACCGAATCATCTGGGACAACTCCAACATCATCGAAAGCTATTCCGGGCCGACCTCGCCAATGACCTTCAGTTTTATCCGGCACGCCTATACCATCGTCTACCACTGCTTTTCCCAAGTCATGGGGATCTCACCGAAAGATGTCCATTGTCATCGCCATGTCTTCGAAAACATGCTCGGCTTGATCAACGGTCAGGTCTACTACAACATCATCAACTGGTACAAACTGGTCCACCTTTTTCCCGGCTTCAACTACAACAAGTCATTCATGGAATCGATGATGGGACTGAAGGATAAGGTCGACCTGGACGAGGATGATGCTCCGGTCGGCTGGCGTCGTCGGTACCTGATCGAGCTGCCGCAACTTTTCATCCTCCTTGCCCGATCCTTGCTGAATTTTTCCCGGATAGACAAGCTTGTCGCAAGATTCGAGTCCAACTTCAACCGCTACTACAATGACTGGTCGGCAATGGATTTTAACGATCTTACTCCTGCTGACTTGATGCATATCTTCCGGGATATGGAGAACAAGCTCCTCTGGAACTGGCAGACCCCAATCATCAATGATTTCTATGTGATGATCTACTATGGCGCCCTGAAATCCTGCTGCCAGAAATGGTGTGAGGATGAAAGCGGCTCATTGCAGAACGACCTGATCTGCGGCGAAGGTGATATCGAAAGTACCAAACCAACCAAGATGCTGATGGAAATAGCGACCAGTATAAAGAACGACGACCACCACCGCGAGATGTTTCTCGGCCATACCCACAAGGAACTTGCCGAACTGGTCCCCTCCTCAAAAGAGTGCCGAGATGTTTTTGAGAAGATCTCAACTTACCTGAACCTGTACGGTTTCCGCTGTATCAATGAACTGAAACTGGAAGAGCCTTCCCTGCGGGAAACCCCTGAGTTTTTATATCAGATGATCCAAAATTACCTGAAGATGGAAAATGACAAGGCCTTGAATCCAAAGACCATGGAAGACCGTGAGAAAGAGATCAGGGCCGGGGCCGAACGAAAAGCCATGGGAAAAATCGTCAGCAGATTCAGTCTCCTACCCCGGAAAATCCTCTTTCGCTGGATTCTGAATAACGCCAGGCGCGGAGTCAAGAACCGGGAGAACATGCGTTTTGCCAGGACCAAGATCTACGGCCTTCTGCGGGAAATGATTAATGCGATCGGCACCCATTTTGCCCGGGAAGAACTGATAGCCGTACCACTGGATATCTATTACCTGACCATCGACGAGGTGTGGGATTATGTAAAAGGCACTGCGGTAACCGCCGACCTTAAGGGACTTGTCGACGTAAGGAAAAAGGAATTTGCGACATACCGGGCCGCCGATGCCGAACTGATAGACGATCATTTTGAGACCTTCGGACTGGTTTATCACAAGAACCTTTTTCGCAACCACGCCCCCTCATCAGCCGGAGATGATGGTGAAGGCCTTAAAGGAACCGGCTGTTGCCCGGGTGAGATTGAGGGACGGGTGAAAGTAGTTAAATCTCCTAGGGACAACCTGTGTCTGAATGGCGAGATCCTGGTGGCCGCCAGGACAGATCCGGGCTGGGTACCGCTATACCCGGCGGTATCCGGGATCCTGATCGAACGGGGCAGTAT
The window above is part of the Pseudomonadota bacterium genome. Proteins encoded here:
- a CDS encoding hydroxymethylglutaryl-CoA reductase — translated: MAPNEFVEHLRQKPPGENPLPKRIPAGNDFTEDGWNKRLDFLAEQNITINTLLETALKTPPEELRGNIENFIGFCQVPVGVIGPIRVNGVYANGDFFVPLATTEGALVASYHRGAHVISQSGGVSAMCLTESVSRAPCFIFSDLAKAGLFLKWLYEQADTFPEIISRKTSFGKLTDIKTAVTGRNVYLIFEYTTGDAAGQNMVTVATEEVCNHIIENSPIAPLIWYLEGNLSGDKKASMLSFLGARGKKVLADIIIPEKIVRNFLHTTPGQMSHYCKTSTLGGVQSGGIGVQGHFANALAALFIACGQDAACVSEASIGITEMETTEDGNLHVSVSLPNLIVGTVGGGTHLPTARECLEIMDCFGKDRARKFAEICAAVAMAGEISIIAALCAGHFGKAHATYRHKV
- a CDS encoding UbiA family prenyltransferase, with the protein product MTKNQVITPQSSFTTRLFAYFAERFPLFNHGILIVSYYSSNQFLAQALDNPGDPVKYSANSLLGAITIFCMFLHLRVFDEHKDYEDDCRYYPERLLQRGVISLKTLKVIGFIAISAELSLSFIRGIETFCAVLIAIGFSLLMLKEFFVRDWLKRHFLVYAFSHMLIMPLFALVAFSFTTGRFPWQAPPWFILYAFVGFFVTSNWEISRKIRAPDDEIEGVDTYSRVFGTYGAAYLVVLIRVIDTAMVWFVGMHLGLSPLFYTVLVLLFLVCLAGLFQFRFNTNSKTAKRMETYAGLYIIAFDLTLAVEIIHAFSIDF
- a CDS encoding BtaA family protein, with the translated sequence MDKIENRADFSYIRYANCWEDTEILCRALEPAPGKRFLSIASAGDNSLGLLAEGAEVVATDLNLSQLACVDLRKEAIRKLSHADCLSFFGITSSDDRLQIYGDLRDALADDSAVFWDAHSNEIRDGFIHFGKFERYFQTFRRKILSLIHNREMIATLLTEKTREKRHQFYEKDWANFRWHLLFKIFFSKFVMGRSGRDPEFFRYVEVPVSESILSRTKYALTELETHNNPYLAYILTGNFTGCLPYYLQAEIFEKIKANIDNLTLYLGPVQDGAREQGNRKFDGFNLSDIFEYLDKETCSQLYRILLDHASSGARLAYWNMLVPRECPTELKEKITPKTDLARELFAIDKAFFYSNFIIEEVL
- a CDS encoding AMP-binding protein; the protein is MTANYNVIVLLKDAAKESPNRAALVIREKSINKAISFGQLWEKVDSFSAAIRAKGLEPGERVILMIPMSIELYIALLGIIKIGAVAVFADPWVSRKQIAAFCTFASPSGFIGVGKSHLLRLFSRKLLQIPLTVTTGPTLAGIPARYSLKKLLSSSKGDGRIYHAQPDDPALITFTSGSSGLPKGANRTHGFLLAQYEALTDEFPYRQEDIDMPMFPVFALRNLAGRITSIIPDMDFRKVREVEPSVILRQIREHNVTTCTASPPFITRLTEHLVENKLAPPLLRRVLTGGAPVDTEQLKRWRNALPDTEVQVVYGSTEAEPVAHLSLEDRLKAEEGHEEKGYCTGKVSSHVRAKIITITKGPFTATDNWGSVELPPGESGELVVSGDHVCTGYYNNPQATGESKIIGPDGTIWHRMGDTGYFDHHNMFWLVGRLHSTIVRNGKVWHAQLVEQKVRRCLPDLEMVAAIGLVRDSSDEELMVVIKTSNNTPLPQTLAQDLKQQGVEVDRVIQSRDPLPLDPRHNSKIDYSALRKKIITNQI